One window from the genome of Crateriforma spongiae encodes:
- a CDS encoding VWA domain-containing protein, with protein MLSWMYPWVFLLWPLPWLVRWLFPPVKTVVTTVKVPFGRRLQEANASTSAGSVDTWGWPRWLVAVSVWTLMLAATARPQWILPPIQKELPVRDLLLLVDLSGSMQQEDFVNAAGKKVDRLSAVKEVLGDFLMRRKGDRVGLVVFGDAAYLQAPFSTDLELSRKLLDECQVGMAGPRTALGDAIGLGVHLFDDSDAPAKTMIALTDGNDTKSRVPPVEAARVAKQRDIKIYTVAIGDPTTVGEDKLDEQALRDVASATGGDYFFAADRKNLESIYDKLDQIEVRKVRTVSHKPRVDVYFAAVAVVLLILLIDRLVRAMAAARQTALKQDAPKVRVDAMTGKLEVTR; from the coding sequence ATGTTGTCATGGATGTATCCGTGGGTGTTTTTGCTGTGGCCGCTTCCGTGGTTGGTCCGCTGGCTTTTTCCTCCGGTGAAAACGGTGGTGACGACCGTAAAGGTTCCGTTCGGCCGGCGATTGCAGGAAGCCAACGCATCGACATCCGCCGGTTCGGTCGACACTTGGGGATGGCCGCGTTGGTTGGTCGCGGTTTCGGTTTGGACGCTGATGCTGGCCGCCACGGCACGTCCGCAGTGGATCTTGCCACCGATCCAGAAAGAGCTTCCGGTGCGTGATCTCTTACTGTTGGTCGATTTATCGGGATCGATGCAGCAGGAAGACTTTGTCAATGCGGCCGGCAAAAAGGTGGATCGTTTATCGGCGGTCAAGGAAGTCTTGGGCGATTTTCTGATGCGACGCAAAGGTGACCGCGTTGGATTGGTGGTCTTTGGTGACGCAGCCTATCTTCAGGCACCGTTCAGCACCGACTTGGAACTGTCGCGAAAGTTGCTGGACGAGTGTCAAGTCGGCATGGCGGGGCCACGTACGGCGCTGGGCGATGCGATCGGGCTAGGCGTTCACTTGTTCGACGACAGCGACGCGCCGGCTAAGACCATGATTGCGTTGACCGACGGGAACGACACCAAAAGCCGGGTGCCGCCTGTCGAAGCGGCTCGAGTGGCGAAGCAGCGCGACATCAAAATCTACACCGTTGCGATCGGTGATCCGACGACGGTGGGTGAAGACAAGCTGGACGAGCAGGCACTGCGTGACGTCGCATCGGCAACAGGTGGTGACTACTTCTTTGCCGCCGACCGAAAGAATTTGGAATCCATTTATGACAAGCTGGATCAGATCGAAGTCCGCAAGGTCCGCACGGTCAGCCACAAACCCCGTGTTGATGTCTATTTCGCTGCGGTGGCGGTCGTCTTGCTGATCTTGTTGATCGATCGATTGGTTCGGGCGATGGCCGCGGCGCGACAGACGGCGCTGAAACAGGATGCACCGAAAGTTCGTGTCGATGCGATGACCGGCAAATTGGAGGTCACCCGATGA
- a CDS encoding AAA family ATPase, translating into MTPREAFADIFDAMNAAVIGQEEVVRRILIAILADGHVLMEGFPGTAKTRSVKTLSKLVDSEFGRIQFTPDLLPSDVTGAEIYREQTGEFVFQNGPIFGNLILADEINRAPAKVQAALLEAMEERQVTVASQTHHLPELFMVLATQNPIEQEGTYPLPEAQMDRFLLYVRVDYPQGEDETAILRLVRGEKSGDGKTPPAPISQDVVFAARKEVNAVAVAEPAEKYIVDLVMATRQPQRFEGDLPRWIRLGSSPRGTIALDAAARAHAWLAGQDFVSPDDVRAVAPACLAHRVHLTYEAEAAGVTRPQVIEALLKQVVAV; encoded by the coding sequence ATGACGCCGCGTGAGGCTTTCGCCGACATTTTTGACGCCATGAATGCGGCCGTGATCGGCCAAGAGGAAGTGGTCCGGCGCATTTTGATCGCCATCTTGGCCGATGGTCACGTCTTGATGGAAGGTTTCCCCGGAACCGCGAAAACGCGATCGGTCAAAACGTTGTCCAAGTTGGTCGACAGCGAATTTGGGCGAATCCAATTCACGCCTGACCTGTTGCCTTCGGACGTCACCGGGGCAGAGATCTATCGTGAACAGACCGGTGAGTTCGTTTTTCAGAATGGTCCGATCTTTGGCAACCTGATTCTGGCGGACGAGATCAATCGGGCTCCGGCAAAGGTCCAGGCGGCATTGTTGGAAGCGATGGAAGAACGACAGGTCACGGTGGCGTCGCAAACGCATCACTTGCCAGAACTGTTCATGGTCCTGGCAACGCAGAACCCGATCGAACAAGAGGGCACGTACCCGTTGCCCGAAGCCCAGATGGACCGGTTTTTGCTGTATGTGCGGGTGGATTATCCGCAGGGTGAAGATGAAACAGCGATCTTGCGATTGGTACGTGGTGAGAAATCTGGTGACGGAAAAACGCCGCCGGCGCCGATTTCCCAAGACGTGGTGTTCGCCGCCCGCAAAGAGGTTAATGCGGTGGCGGTGGCGGAGCCGGCCGAAAAGTACATCGTCGATCTTGTCATGGCGACACGCCAACCGCAACGATTCGAAGGAGACTTGCCACGCTGGATCCGCTTGGGTTCCAGTCCGCGTGGAACCATCGCATTGGACGCGGCGGCTCGGGCGCACGCTTGGCTGGCGGGACAAGATTTTGTATCGCCCGACGACGTTCGCGCGGTGGCACCGGCTTGTCTGGCACACCGGGTTCATTTGACCTATGAAGCGGAAGCCGCCGGCGTGACGCGTCCTCAGGTCATCGAGGCTCTGCTGAAACAAGTCGTCGCGGTTTAA
- a CDS encoding DUF4381 domain-containing protein — protein sequence MNDASTSLDRMHDIVQPADVSWWPPAPGWYVVMAMILAIMIWVMFRWWQRYQADAYRRSALAELNHASTVADVSAVLRRAALAVNDRTLIAGLSGTNWAQWLADSAPVAMPDVVRVALTQGIYDGGSGSDDALAASVHYAKDWVRRHTAMTSASATKHPRVTSSDGGR from the coding sequence ATGAACGATGCGTCCACCAGTCTGGATCGTATGCACGACATCGTGCAGCCGGCCGATGTGTCTTGGTGGCCACCGGCGCCGGGATGGTACGTCGTCATGGCCATGATTTTGGCGATCATGATTTGGGTGATGTTTCGATGGTGGCAACGGTATCAAGCCGACGCGTATCGACGATCCGCATTGGCGGAACTGAATCATGCGTCAACGGTTGCGGATGTTTCCGCCGTGCTGCGTCGTGCCGCGTTGGCGGTGAATGATCGAACATTGATCGCGGGGCTGTCGGGGACCAACTGGGCACAGTGGCTGGCCGATTCGGCCCCGGTTGCGATGCCCGATGTGGTTCGGGTCGCGTTGACACAGGGAATCTATGATGGGGGTTCCGGATCGGACGATGCGTTGGCGGCGTCGGTGCACTATGCGAAAGATTGGGTCCGTCGGCATACCGCGATGACTTCCGCTTCCGCGACGAAGCATCCCAGGGTGACTTCATCGGACGGAGGACGCTGA
- a CDS encoding DUF58 domain-containing protein, which translates to MVNDARITISLGELMQLKADARGFTFSQTQPAGSLLAGRHSSRIRGRGLAFEELRHYQQGDDIRLIDWKATARMRSAQVRVYTEERERPTLVLVDQRRPMFFGSRRTVKSVVAAEMAALASWKSLDSGDRVGGLVFNEDQIVEVRPHRSQSRLFQLFGEVVSMNQRLADEGDEAAETADQVSINDVLRKACQLAKHDHLVFLISDLDGADDQTRRLATELASHNDVIVIAVYDPLGIRLTGAPGMLASDRGKVWRIPEGQRFHDDFREAFQRLLDHWRDVFRSLRIPIVPICTADDVAGQVRAMFGSRGY; encoded by the coding sequence ATGGTGAACGATGCGCGAATCACCATCAGTTTGGGCGAACTGATGCAGCTGAAAGCCGATGCCCGTGGGTTCACGTTTTCCCAGACGCAGCCGGCCGGGTCCTTGCTGGCGGGCCGTCATTCGTCACGGATTCGTGGGCGCGGTTTGGCTTTCGAAGAACTGCGGCACTATCAACAAGGCGACGACATTCGGCTGATCGATTGGAAAGCGACGGCGCGGATGCGTTCGGCACAGGTCCGTGTGTACACCGAGGAACGCGAGCGGCCGACGTTGGTGTTGGTGGACCAGCGGCGACCGATGTTCTTTGGAAGCCGGCGAACGGTGAAATCCGTTGTGGCCGCGGAGATGGCGGCGTTGGCGTCGTGGAAGTCGCTTGACAGTGGCGATCGCGTTGGCGGACTGGTGTTCAACGAAGATCAGATCGTCGAAGTGCGTCCGCATCGCAGCCAATCACGGTTGTTCCAGTTGTTTGGCGAAGTGGTTTCGATGAACCAGCGGCTTGCCGACGAAGGCGATGAAGCGGCGGAGACCGCGGATCAGGTTTCCATCAATGATGTGCTGCGAAAGGCATGTCAGTTAGCGAAACATGATCACCTGGTATTCTTGATCAGTGATCTGGACGGTGCGGACGACCAGACGCGCAGGCTGGCGACCGAGTTGGCTTCGCATAACGATGTTATTGTCATCGCCGTCTATGATCCGCTGGGAATTCGGCTGACGGGTGCACCGGGCATGCTGGCCAGTGATCGCGGCAAGGTCTGGCGGATCCCCGAAGGCCAACGGTTTCACGACGATTTCCGCGAAGCGTTTCAACGTTTGTTGGATCATTGGCGTGACGTTTTCCGATCGCTGCGGATCCCGATCGTTCCGATTTGCACCGCCGATGATGTTGCCGGCCAAGTGCGGGCGATGTTCGGCAGCCGGGGGTACTGA
- a CDS encoding vWA domain-containing protein, whose amino-acid sequence MIAAWTDFHFIRPWALLAIPLALAIGWYFHRSADPLRGWRQQMDRGLLDALTQNQHDVASWRRYQWLVIAIVASLAVAGPTWQRMANPFAKDAPPVVILLSASDSMAAIDVSPNPLDRAKIKIDDLADRRAGEPLGLIAYAGSAHVVLPPTEDTAVVADMAAEVSPDIMPVPGNRLDLAIPAAVELLKAFDGAGSLLVVADRIDADPKTVAESHQKAGRPLIQFLAMSPPGTDADRSIKDVAEALRATVQVDSVDDSDIDAVIAQANRRSAGTAGGQTERWEEFGYWLTPLITLMVALGFRRQQAAGR is encoded by the coding sequence ATGATTGCGGCTTGGACCGATTTTCATTTCATTCGACCCTGGGCGTTGCTAGCCATACCTTTGGCACTGGCCATCGGTTGGTATTTCCACCGGTCGGCCGATCCGTTGCGGGGGTGGCGGCAACAGATGGATCGTGGGTTGTTGGATGCTTTGACCCAGAACCAACACGACGTCGCATCTTGGCGACGCTACCAATGGCTTGTGATCGCAATCGTCGCTTCGCTGGCGGTTGCCGGACCCACTTGGCAACGCATGGCGAATCCGTTTGCCAAGGACGCACCGCCGGTGGTGATCCTGCTATCAGCCAGCGACAGCATGGCAGCGATCGATGTGTCGCCCAACCCGCTGGACCGTGCGAAGATCAAAATCGACGATTTGGCCGATCGCCGTGCCGGTGAACCGCTGGGGCTGATCGCCTATGCCGGTTCGGCCCATGTCGTCTTGCCACCGACCGAAGACACGGCGGTGGTTGCCGATATGGCTGCGGAGGTGTCGCCGGACATCATGCCGGTGCCAGGGAATCGCTTGGATTTGGCGATTCCAGCCGCCGTGGAATTGCTGAAGGCTTTTGACGGTGCGGGATCGCTGCTTGTGGTTGCCGATCGAATCGACGCTGACCCCAAAACCGTTGCCGAATCGCACCAGAAAGCGGGCCGGCCGCTGATCCAGTTTCTGGCGATGTCACCGCCGGGAACCGATGCCGATCGGTCGATCAAGGACGTCGCCGAAGCGTTGAGGGCGACGGTGCAGGTGGATTCGGTTGATGATTCAGACATCGATGCGGTGATCGCACAAGCCAACCGACGATCGGCTGGGACAGCCGGTGGCCAGACCGAACGTTGGGAAGAATTCGGATACTGGTTGACGCCATTGATCACGTTGATGGTGGCTTTGGGATTTCGTCGTCAACAAGCGGCGGGGCGGTGA